The Nonlabens spongiae genome contains a region encoding:
- a CDS encoding RDD family protein, whose amino-acid sequence MELKELHYQGFSSRWKSFLIDNIIVGLFLTAVSFINLSFHRDFSVYLISNIIALSYKPLMETFFGATLGKMLINLKVVDYDGNSINAAQAWLRHIFRISQFLLSVFFYYAAFHDPILLDTEGYADFQTEFLDAYAGVGYISNALFFILLAEVLFMNMDPMHRSLHDRIAKTVVVKAE is encoded by the coding sequence ATGGAACTCAAAGAACTGCATTATCAAGGATTTAGCAGTAGATGGAAATCGTTCTTAATTGATAATATCATTGTGGGGCTATTCCTCACCGCGGTGTCTTTTATCAATCTATCGTTTCATCGCGACTTCTCTGTTTATCTCATTTCAAATATTATCGCTCTATCTTACAAACCATTAATGGAGACTTTCTTTGGAGCTACGCTCGGTAAGATGTTGATCAATTTAAAGGTGGTTGATTATGATGGTAATTCTATAAATGCGGCTCAAGCATGGCTGAGGCACATCTTTAGAATTTCGCAATTTTTACTGAGCGTATTTTTTTACTACGCAGCTTTTCATGATCCGATACTTCTTGACACTGAAGGATATGCTGATTTTCAGACTGAATTTCTTGACGCCTATGCTGGTGTGGGATATATATCTAACGCCTTATTTTTCATCCTATTGGCCGAAGTTCTTTTTATGAATATGGATCCCATGCACCGCAGTCTTCATGATCGTATTGCTAAAACGGTTGTGGTGAAAGCTGAGTAA
- a CDS encoding DUF4230 domain-containing protein, giving the protein MSRKLKFILFVVLVAVAFYGVSSWLKSRQDEGRLIEQTSLLQKQIEHTSKLVVTEIQYAKVFSYENTRQFGWDYWDVFGVPKRALIISEAKAQISYDLRQLKYELDPENKTIHLTQLPPPEISINPDIRFYDVKDYPLNKFSAQDYNKVKKGITEKIRMEVLADPEMNNAQNRLLSELSNIYVLSKSMGWRLVYNGENINSTKELKSFLD; this is encoded by the coding sequence ATGAGTAGAAAGCTGAAGTTTATACTGTTTGTCGTATTAGTCGCAGTAGCATTTTATGGTGTCTCCAGCTGGTTAAAAAGTCGACAGGATGAGGGTCGCCTGATAGAACAAACGAGTCTGTTACAAAAGCAAATCGAGCACACAAGCAAACTTGTTGTGACCGAGATTCAGTACGCTAAAGTTTTTTCTTATGAAAATACCAGACAGTTTGGGTGGGATTACTGGGATGTCTTTGGCGTGCCAAAAAGAGCACTCATCATATCAGAGGCAAAAGCGCAGATTTCTTACGACCTCAGGCAACTCAAATACGAATTGGATCCCGAGAACAAAACGATCCACCTTACGCAATTACCACCACCTGAAATAAGTATCAATCCAGATATCAGATTCTACGATGTGAAGGATTATCCGCTTAATAAATTCAGCGCTCAGGATTACAATAAGGTAAAAAAGGGAATAACAGAAAAAATCAGAATGGAAGTACTCGCTGATCCAGAAATGAATAATGCCCAGAACCGACTATTGTCTGAACTGAGCAATATTTATGTCCTATCAAAATCTATGGGCTGGAGGCTCGTTTATAATGGTGAGAACATCAACAGCACAAAAGAATTAAAATCGTTCTTGGATTAA
- a CDS encoding RNA polymerase sigma factor, protein MSSIAEQDLLDKLRDPDQFESGFSLLVKKYSEQMYWQIRKIVITHEDADDVLQQVFIKVFKGFKNFKGDSKLSTWLYRICYNESMTHLKKKSRQLQLSDGEMLQRLTENLEADVYFTGDKIQIELQKALAQLPDRQREVFNMRYFDDLKFQEIAEILNLTEGAVKSSYHHAANKVKEFITSD, encoded by the coding sequence ATGTCGTCCATCGCAGAGCAAGATCTTCTTGATAAATTGCGTGATCCTGATCAATTTGAGTCGGGATTTTCCTTGCTGGTAAAAAAATACAGCGAGCAGATGTACTGGCAAATCAGGAAGATTGTAATAACCCACGAAGATGCAGATGATGTCCTGCAACAAGTATTCATCAAAGTTTTCAAGGGCTTCAAAAACTTTAAGGGTGACAGTAAGTTAAGCACCTGGCTTTACCGTATCTGCTATAATGAAAGCATGACGCATCTCAAGAAGAAGTCGCGACAGCTACAACTTTCTGACGGCGAGATGTTGCAGCGACTCACGGAGAATCTAGAGGCAGACGTCTATTTCACTGGAGATAAAATTCAAATTGAACTTCAGAAAGCACTCGCTCAGCTTCCAGATCGACAGCGTGAGGTTTTTAACATGAGATATTTTGACGATCTTAAGTTTCAAGAAATTGCGGAGATTCTAAATCTCACTGAGGGTGCAGTAAAAAGTAGCTATCACCACGCAGCAAACAAAGTCAAAGAATTTATAACCAGCGATTAA
- a CDS encoding GSCFA domain-containing protein, with amino-acid sequence MKLSTIVPIQPLVPQIDYESKILCLGSCFAENIGKKLQYYGFDTLINPFGIIFNPASLATLLERSVNDEKFTEEDVESTFSYFAHSDLNGSNEEETVSNLNKALPLMRERIKNSSHIFITLGTAWVYRHLDRDMFVANCHKQPQSAFSKQLLTANQINLHLESIVEQVEKLNPDCTICITLSPVRHLKDGHVENMRSKSRLHDAIQHQVDQGLQYFPAYEIVMDELRDYRFYKPDMIHLNETGTDYVWLCFRESGINKNNYDTMNVVEKYQRLAAHRPKNPDLHRENVEVARRDLLEKYPNLSLL; translated from the coding sequence ATGAAACTCTCTACCATAGTACCCATCCAGCCGCTTGTGCCACAAATAGATTATGAGTCTAAAATTTTGTGTTTAGGAAGCTGTTTTGCTGAAAACATTGGTAAGAAATTGCAGTACTACGGTTTTGACACACTGATTAATCCGTTTGGGATCATTTTCAATCCAGCGAGTCTGGCAACTTTGTTAGAACGAAGTGTCAATGATGAGAAGTTTACTGAGGAAGACGTTGAAAGCACCTTCAGCTATTTTGCGCATAGTGATCTCAATGGTTCCAATGAAGAAGAAACCGTCAGTAATCTGAATAAGGCATTACCGTTGATGCGTGAAAGGATCAAAAACTCAAGTCATATTTTCATCACACTGGGCACTGCTTGGGTTTACAGACATTTAGATCGGGATATGTTTGTGGCCAATTGCCACAAACAGCCCCAGTCAGCCTTCAGCAAACAGTTGCTCACGGCAAATCAGATCAATTTGCATCTTGAATCTATTGTAGAACAGGTTGAGAAACTCAATCCAGACTGCACGATTTGTATCACACTTTCACCAGTGCGACACCTCAAAGATGGACATGTTGAGAATATGCGTAGCAAATCACGCTTGCATGATGCCATTCAGCATCAAGTTGATCAAGGTCTGCAATATTTTCCTGCCTATGAGATTGTTATGGACGAGCTGCGGGACTACCGTTTCTACAAACCAGATATGATCCATTTAAATGAAACGGGCACGGATTATGTGTGGTTATGCTTTCGCGAAAGCGGAATCAACAAAAACAACTACGACACGATGAACGTCGTAGAAAAATATCAAAGACTTGCGGCCCACCGGCCTAAAAATCCTGATCTGCACAGAGAAAACGTAGAAGTCGCGAGAAGAGATTTGCTGGAGAAATACCCAAACCTGTCCTTATTATGA
- the serS gene encoding serine--tRNA ligase produces the protein MLQIAEIREHKDAFAKALQKRNIDAKLMLESAITIDEKRRGLQAELDETLAQSNKISKQIGELFKSGKPQEANELKAQTGELKERSKVLSEELNKAVEELQVVLYNIPNIPQESVPAGNSDEDNEVVSEHGEVPELHAGAQPHWELVKKYDIIDFELGNKITGAGFPVYKNKGARLQRALINYFLDKNTEAGYQEMQVPHLVNEASGYGTGQLPDKEGQMYHVGNEDLYLIPTAEVPITNLYRGDLLEEADLPIAMTGYTPCFRREAGSYGSDVRGLNRLHQFDKVEILRIEHPDKSDGALDAMVVHVKGILDELKLPYRILRLCGGDLGFTSTLTYDFEIYSTAQQKWLEVSSVSNFKTFQANRLKLRFRNGKKGTELAHTLNGSALALPRILAGILENYQREDGIEIPEVLRPYCGFDKIS, from the coding sequence ATGTTACAAATTGCCGAGATACGTGAGCATAAAGACGCTTTCGCGAAAGCGTTACAAAAAAGAAACATAGACGCCAAATTAATGCTGGAAAGTGCCATAACCATTGATGAGAAACGTCGTGGTTTGCAGGCAGAACTTGATGAAACCCTTGCCCAAAGCAACAAGATTTCAAAGCAGATAGGCGAGTTGTTCAAATCTGGGAAACCTCAAGAAGCTAACGAGCTGAAGGCCCAAACCGGCGAGTTGAAGGAGCGTTCAAAGGTTTTGAGCGAGGAACTCAACAAAGCAGTAGAAGAATTACAGGTGGTTCTTTATAACATTCCCAATATTCCTCAAGAATCAGTCCCTGCTGGGAATAGCGATGAGGATAATGAGGTGGTTTCTGAACACGGCGAGGTGCCTGAGCTCCATGCGGGCGCACAACCTCATTGGGAGCTGGTCAAAAAATACGACATCATCGATTTTGAATTGGGGAACAAGATAACCGGAGCTGGCTTTCCCGTCTACAAAAATAAGGGAGCGCGATTGCAACGTGCGTTGATCAATTATTTTCTAGATAAAAACACCGAAGCAGGTTACCAAGAAATGCAGGTGCCTCATTTAGTGAATGAAGCAAGTGGTTATGGTACGGGTCAGCTTCCAGATAAAGAAGGGCAAATGTATCATGTAGGGAATGAAGATCTCTATTTAATCCCAACGGCTGAGGTGCCTATAACAAATTTATACAGAGGAGACTTGTTAGAAGAGGCAGATCTACCTATTGCAATGACGGGTTACACACCTTGTTTCAGACGTGAGGCTGGAAGTTATGGGAGCGATGTGCGAGGCTTGAATAGATTGCACCAGTTTGATAAAGTAGAAATTTTGCGCATCGAGCATCCCGATAAAAGTGATGGAGCGCTAGATGCCATGGTGGTGCATGTGAAAGGGATTCTAGATGAATTAAAGCTGCCCTATAGAATCTTGAGATTATGCGGCGGTGATTTAGGATTTACATCTACATTAACTTATGATTTTGAAATCTACAGCACGGCACAACAAAAATGGCTAGAAGTGAGTAGCGTGTCCAATTTTAAAACCTTTCAGGCTAACAGACTTAAACTAAGATTCAGAAATGGAAAAAAGGGCACGGAACTCGCGCATACGCTTAACGGTAGTGCCTTAGCTTTGCCACGTATCCTCGCTGGAATTTTAGAGAATTATCAGCGTGAGGACGGTATTGAAATCCCTGAAGTTTTAAGGCCCTATTGTGGTTTTGACAAGATTTCTTGA
- the alaS gene encoding alanine--tRNA ligase, whose product MKSQQIRQQFLDFFESKKHEIVPSAPLVLKNDPTLMFVNAGMNPFKEYFLGNSTPKNARIADSQKCLRVSGKHNDLEEVGVDTYHHTLFEMLGNWSFGDYFKKEAIAWAWELLTEVYKIDKDIIYVTIFEGDEQDGLDRDTEAYDFWKQHIAEDRILNGSKKDNFWEMGAQGPCGPCSEIHVDIRSAKEKALTPGASLVNQDHPQVVEIWNLVFMQFNRMADGSLKNLPQQHVDTGMGFERLAMVLQGVTSNYDTDVFKPLIREIETITQTKYGKTTETDVAIRVIADHVRAVSFSIADGQLPSNNGAGYVIRMILRRAVRYGFTYLDKKEPFIYQLVETLASQMGTAFPELKSQKNLITNVIKEEESSFLKTLENGLTLLDRMIDQLKSKKKDILDGAKAFELNDTYGFPKELTRLILSEQGFKMDEEGFNKALKKQQDTSRRASSQETSDWTIVQEDETQEFIGYDQLEAEVKITKYRKVQTQKDGDQYQLVFNMTPFYGESGGQTGDKGYLESPDGDTVYIVDTKKENGENLHITKNLPKQIEGFHKLIVDKGYRAKTSANHTATHLLHQGLRAVLGTHVEQKGSMVRSGYLRFDFSHFSKVSDSELKEVENFVNARIQEQIPLEENRSNTYENAVKDGAIALFGEKYGDVVRTIKFGRSHELCGGTHVANTSDIWHFKITNETAVASGIRRIEAITSDAVKDFFTEQSKRLEDIKKLLNAPNKSSEESIQQMMEENSALKKEIESLKREKAKSFKSELVNSAQNINGINFIAQKIDLDPKSIKDLAFEIDREMENLFMILGAENDGKATLSVILSKNLVKEKDLNAGQIVRELGKFIQGGGGGAPHFATAGGKNPSGITAALDAARGYIV is encoded by the coding sequence ATGAAGTCCCAGCAGATACGCCAGCAATTTCTTGATTTTTTTGAAAGCAAAAAACATGAGATCGTACCCAGCGCACCACTTGTCCTGAAAAACGACCCTACCCTCATGTTTGTCAATGCCGGGATGAATCCGTTTAAGGAATATTTTCTAGGCAACAGCACTCCCAAAAATGCGAGAATTGCAGATAGTCAGAAATGTCTGCGCGTAAGCGGTAAGCACAACGACCTTGAGGAAGTGGGCGTAGATACCTATCACCACACGCTTTTTGAGATGCTTGGGAATTGGAGTTTTGGCGATTATTTCAAAAAGGAAGCGATCGCTTGGGCCTGGGAATTACTCACAGAAGTCTATAAAATTGATAAGGATATCATCTACGTGACCATCTTTGAAGGAGACGAGCAGGATGGTCTAGATCGGGATACAGAGGCTTATGACTTTTGGAAGCAACATATTGCAGAAGATCGGATTCTCAACGGATCAAAAAAAGATAATTTCTGGGAAATGGGAGCGCAAGGCCCGTGTGGACCGTGTTCTGAAATTCACGTAGACATAAGGAGTGCTAAAGAAAAAGCACTGACTCCCGGAGCCAGTCTCGTAAATCAAGACCATCCACAGGTAGTTGAGATCTGGAATCTGGTTTTTATGCAGTTCAACCGTATGGCAGACGGCAGCTTGAAAAACCTCCCGCAACAACATGTGGATACGGGAATGGGATTTGAGCGTCTTGCCATGGTTTTACAAGGCGTGACCTCAAACTATGATACTGATGTTTTTAAACCGCTCATCAGAGAAATCGAAACCATCACTCAGACCAAATACGGAAAGACAACAGAAACTGATGTGGCGATACGCGTAATCGCAGATCACGTGCGAGCGGTGTCCTTCAGTATTGCAGATGGCCAGTTACCGTCAAATAACGGTGCCGGCTATGTCATCCGAATGATTTTGAGGAGAGCTGTTCGTTATGGTTTCACGTATCTTGATAAAAAAGAACCATTTATCTATCAATTAGTTGAAACGCTTGCGTCTCAAATGGGAACAGCATTTCCAGAATTGAAAAGCCAGAAAAACTTGATTACAAACGTTATCAAAGAAGAGGAAAGCTCTTTTCTCAAAACGCTGGAAAATGGATTGACGCTTCTAGACAGAATGATCGACCAGCTGAAGAGTAAAAAGAAAGACATCCTAGATGGTGCAAAAGCCTTTGAACTCAATGATACGTATGGTTTTCCAAAGGAGTTGACTCGACTCATCTTGAGTGAGCAAGGTTTCAAAATGGATGAAGAGGGCTTCAACAAAGCTCTTAAAAAACAACAGGACACTTCTCGCAGGGCCAGCTCTCAGGAAACTAGCGACTGGACCATTGTTCAAGAAGATGAAACACAAGAATTCATAGGCTATGATCAGCTAGAAGCAGAAGTGAAGATTACCAAGTATCGTAAAGTTCAAACTCAAAAGGACGGAGATCAATATCAGCTGGTTTTCAATATGACGCCGTTTTATGGAGAAAGTGGTGGTCAGACAGGCGATAAAGGCTATTTAGAAAGTCCCGATGGTGATACGGTATATATCGTTGACACGAAAAAGGAAAATGGTGAGAACCTCCACATTACTAAAAACCTTCCCAAGCAGATAGAAGGTTTCCATAAGCTGATTGTGGATAAAGGCTATCGCGCCAAAACCTCGGCAAATCACACTGCCACTCACCTGCTCCACCAAGGTTTACGAGCGGTATTGGGAACTCACGTTGAACAAAAAGGTTCCATGGTACGCAGCGGTTATTTGAGATTTGATTTCTCTCATTTCTCAAAAGTGTCAGATTCAGAGCTCAAGGAAGTGGAAAATTTTGTTAATGCACGTATTCAGGAACAGATTCCGCTTGAGGAAAATAGAAGCAATACGTATGAAAATGCGGTGAAGGATGGTGCCATAGCGCTTTTTGGTGAAAAGTATGGGGATGTGGTGCGTACGATCAAATTTGGTCGAAGTCATGAATTGTGCGGTGGTACGCATGTAGCAAACACCAGCGACATTTGGCATTTTAAAATCACAAATGAAACCGCAGTAGCATCTGGAATACGCAGGATAGAAGCTATAACCAGCGATGCGGTAAAAGATTTCTTCACAGAACAATCAAAACGCCTGGAGGATATCAAAAAACTGCTTAATGCTCCCAACAAATCTTCAGAAGAATCCATCCAACAAATGATGGAAGAAAACAGTGCGCTTAAAAAAGAGATTGAATCCTTAAAAAGAGAGAAAGCCAAGAGCTTCAAATCTGAATTGGTCAACTCAGCTCAGAATATTAATGGCATCAATTTCATCGCTCAAAAAATTGATCTTGATCCTAAAAGCATCAAGGATCTCGCATTTGAAATAGATCGTGAAATGGAAAACCTATTCATGATTCTAGGTGCAGAAAATGATGGAAAAGCGACACTAAGCGTCATTCTAAGCAAGAATCTTGTCAAAGAAAAAGATCTCAATGCCGGTCAAATAGTAAGAGAGCTGGGCAAGTTCATTCAAGGTGGTGGCGGTGGCGCTCCGCATTTTGCTACTGCTGGAGGTAAAAATCCGTCTGGAATTACTGCGGCTCTTGATGCGGCTCGTGGTTATATCGTTTAA
- a CDS encoding HTTM domain-containing protein, whose product MTHATTSSKWDRLLFTQVDNSALVLFRIIYGLLLAAEAFGSIALGAVDRLFIEPQFTFTFIGFDFLQPLPGFGMYTLYSLMGIAGLMIMVGWKYRTAIIFYSIAWAYVYLLQKSSYNNHCYLIMLLNFLMVYLPAHRSASIDAWRNPEIRKEFMSRWIYFFIIGFLFIIYSYASVAKFYPDWLDGSFPKYLMSTRGKNFDILQNEWAHISILYFGLFFDLLIIPFLLWKRTRWIAVVASLFFHLFNSVVFQIGIFPYLALSFLLFFFTTETIHKRLIWKKTYYKAREIIVPKSKNIIIFCSTGFLLVMLLLPLRHWIIEDDVLWTEEGHRLSWRMMLRSRSGRTTYYVVDKATQERTRIKLSDYLTEKQSRSAQSKPDFIWQFAQKLEEIYAAKGQDIEVYVKSRVSINGRRYSPFIDPEVDLAAEEWDHFKHHDWILPSPLYVEEESVLSMQ is encoded by the coding sequence ATGACACACGCGACTACATCCAGCAAATGGGATAGATTGCTGTTTACTCAGGTAGATAATTCTGCACTGGTATTGTTCAGGATAATCTATGGTTTGCTGCTCGCAGCAGAGGCTTTTGGGTCCATTGCGCTAGGTGCTGTAGATCGACTTTTTATCGAGCCACAATTCACTTTCACGTTTATAGGATTTGACTTTCTGCAGCCTTTGCCTGGTTTTGGAATGTACACTTTGTACAGTTTGATGGGAATAGCTGGTCTTATGATCATGGTGGGCTGGAAGTATAGAACAGCGATCATTTTTTATTCCATAGCTTGGGCTTATGTCTATCTACTGCAAAAATCCAGCTACAACAACCACTGCTACCTGATCATGCTGCTCAACTTCTTGATGGTGTATCTGCCAGCGCACCGGTCGGCGTCGATAGATGCGTGGCGCAATCCAGAGATACGCAAAGAATTTATGTCGCGCTGGATCTACTTTTTTATCATAGGTTTTCTATTCATTATTTATTCTTATGCCAGCGTTGCTAAGTTTTATCCTGACTGGCTGGACGGCTCGTTTCCTAAATACTTGATGTCCACCAGAGGAAAGAATTTTGATATTCTGCAAAATGAATGGGCGCACATTTCCATATTGTATTTTGGGTTATTTTTTGACTTATTGATTATTCCCTTTCTATTATGGAAACGCACCCGATGGATAGCGGTGGTGGCCTCTTTATTCTTTCACTTGTTTAACAGTGTGGTTTTTCAGATCGGTATATTTCCATACCTCGCATTGTCATTTTTATTGTTTTTCTTCACGACAGAAACCATTCACAAAAGATTGATCTGGAAGAAGACCTATTACAAGGCCCGCGAGATTATTGTCCCCAAAAGCAAGAACATTATTATTTTCTGCTCCACTGGATTTTTGCTCGTCATGCTGTTATTACCCTTGAGACACTGGATCATAGAAGATGATGTGCTATGGACAGAAGAAGGTCACCGCTTGAGTTGGCGCATGATGTTGCGCAGTCGTAGTGGCAGAACAACTTATTATGTGGTGGATAAGGCCACCCAAGAACGTACGAGAATTAAGTTAAGCGATTATCTTACCGAGAAACAAAGCCGATCGGCTCAGAGCAAGCCTGATTTTATCTGGCAATTTGCTCAAAAGCTTGAAGAAATCTACGCTGCAAAAGGTCAGGATATTGAGGTCTACGTGAAAAGCCGAGTCTCTATTAATGGAAGACGCTACAGTCCATTTATCGATCCCGAGGTAGACCTTGCTGCCGAAGAATGGGATCATTTCAAGCACCACGACTGGATTCTTCCCTCTCCACTCTATGTTGAGGAAGAGTCGGTGCTATCCATGCAATGA